A portion of the Anaerolineae bacterium genome contains these proteins:
- a CDS encoding cation-translocating P-type ATPase: MNWASLEIDEVLKRLETNPDTGLSSEEAKKRFAHYGPNKLEEREGPNPIAIFFSQFTEIMVVILLIASAISFLLGDVKETIAILVIVILNAVLGFVQEYRAERALQLLRKLATPVVKVKRDGRIKEIRAEELVPGDIVLLEAGTRVQADLRLIEAINLRTDEAPLTGESTPVDKNARVVLPPETPVSDRVNMAFMGTGVTYGRGMGVVVETGMRTELGRIARMIQTVRRETSPLQEKMAQVGKGLAVAAGVLVLIVFILGLWRGEDLHTMFLTAVSLAVAAVPEGLPAVVTITLALGAQRMVKRNALIRKLPAVETLGSVTVICSDKTGTLTENRMTVTILDVAGETLDLTEKLSKVGPFLEVGENILEEKSQAIHLLLVGGALCNDSYLEPDSIKPSRFYARGDPTEGAMVIAAARFGLWKDELEKQAPRVSEVPFTSERKRMTTVHRINDDNLIPFNTPYVAFCKGAVSSLLEISSRVWNADHPEPLDDSWRERIVRADTNFASQGMRVLGVAFRPLEEIPDEPEKDMIFVGMMAMIDPPRPEVKEAVAKCKSAGIRPVMITGDHPQTALYIARQLGMDEGGEVITGAELEKMTVEELEEKAEKVTVYARVSPEHKLKIVQALQRRGHIVAMTGDGVNDAPALKKADIGVAMGIMGTDVSKEASEMVLLDDNFATIVAAVEEGRVIYDNIRKFIKYTLSSNTGEIFLMLVAPLLGRPMPLTPLQILWINLVTDGLPGLAFGFDPAEPDTMKRPPRPPGENVFAKLWKYILLVGSLMGFTALLPALLSIGSEASWRTMVFTTLALAQMGNALVIRSEKESIFRIGFTSNPILLVAVFLTFILQLMVIYIPPLQKVFKTVALSWWELLISLALASIVFWTIELAKWLRREIDKSRVT, translated from the coding sequence ATGAACTGGGCATCTCTTGAAATAGACGAAGTACTGAAACGCCTGGAAACTAATCCTGACACGGGCCTTTCTTCCGAAGAAGCCAAAAAACGCTTTGCCCACTATGGTCCTAACAAGCTTGAGGAACGAGAGGGCCCCAACCCCATTGCCATTTTCTTTTCCCAGTTTACCGAAATAATGGTCGTAATACTCCTCATCGCCTCGGCCATTTCTTTCCTCCTGGGCGATGTGAAAGAAACCATCGCCATTCTGGTGATAGTTATCCTCAATGCTGTCCTTGGCTTTGTTCAGGAATACCGAGCGGAAAGAGCCCTGCAGCTACTGAGGAAACTGGCTACCCCTGTGGTGAAAGTTAAACGGGACGGCAGGATAAAGGAGATTCGTGCTGAAGAGCTCGTCCCTGGGGACATAGTTCTCCTGGAAGCTGGAACCCGAGTCCAGGCAGACCTTCGCCTCATAGAAGCTATAAACCTGCGGACAGATGAAGCTCCCCTTACAGGAGAATCAACCCCTGTAGACAAGAACGCCAGGGTTGTTCTCCCTCCCGAAACTCCTGTTTCCGATAGAGTCAACATGGCCTTTATGGGCACCGGAGTGACTTACGGCCGTGGTATGGGGGTCGTGGTGGAAACAGGGATGAGGACGGAGCTAGGCCGTATAGCCAGGATGATCCAGACCGTGAGGCGAGAGACTTCGCCCCTTCAGGAAAAGATGGCCCAGGTGGGCAAAGGGTTGGCAGTGGCTGCTGGAGTTCTGGTGTTAATAGTTTTCATCCTTGGTCTGTGGCGCGGTGAAGACCTCCACACCATGTTTCTCACGGCTGTGAGCCTGGCAGTTGCCGCCGTTCCCGAAGGTTTACCAGCGGTGGTCACCATAACCCTTGCCCTGGGCGCTCAGAGAATGGTCAAGCGGAACGCTCTGATCCGCAAGCTTCCGGCTGTAGAGACCCTTGGCTCTGTAACGGTCATCTGCTCCGATAAAACCGGCACCCTTACCGAAAACCGCATGACCGTGACCATTCTGGACGTAGCCGGAGAGACTCTGGATCTTACCGAAAAGCTTTCCAAAGTAGGGCCTTTCCTGGAAGTAGGCGAAAACATCTTGGAAGAAAAAAGCCAGGCGATCCATCTCCTCCTTGTGGGTGGAGCTCTCTGCAATGATTCTTACCTGGAACCAGACTCCATCAAACCTTCGCGATTCTATGCCAGAGGTGACCCCACCGAGGGGGCGATGGTGATAGCAGCAGCCAGATTTGGCCTCTGGAAAGACGAACTGGAGAAGCAAGCTCCCAGAGTCAGCGAAGTGCCCTTTACCTCTGAACGCAAACGCATGACCACCGTTCACAGGATTAACGATGATAACCTTATCCCATTCAACACCCCTTATGTTGCCTTTTGTAAAGGGGCGGTTTCAAGCCTCCTGGAAATTTCTTCCAGGGTCTGGAATGCAGACCACCCTGAACCTCTGGACGACAGCTGGCGAGAGCGCATCGTTAGGGCCGATACTAACTTTGCTTCTCAAGGGATGAGAGTGCTGGGGGTGGCTTTCAGGCCTCTTGAAGAAATCCCAGATGAACCCGAAAAGGACATGATATTTGTGGGGATGATGGCGATGATAGACCCGCCCAGGCCTGAAGTAAAAGAGGCGGTAGCTAAGTGCAAGAGCGCTGGAATCCGCCCAGTAATGATAACAGGTGACCACCCTCAGACTGCACTTTACATAGCCCGGCAGCTGGGAATGGATGAAGGAGGGGAAGTTATCACTGGAGCTGAGCTGGAGAAGATGACGGTGGAGGAATTAGAGGAAAAAGCGGAAAAAGTAACCGTTTATGCGCGTGTTTCTCCAGAGCACAAGCTGAAAATAGTGCAAGCCCTCCAGCGGCGGGGCCATATAGTGGCCATGACGGGCGATGGAGTGAACGATGCGCCCGCCCTCAAGAAAGCGGACATCGGCGTAGCCATGGGCATAATGGGAACCGATGTCAGCAAAGAGGCCTCGGAGATGGTCCTTCTTGACGATAACTTTGCCACCATTGTGGCAGCGGTGGAAGAGGGTAGAGTCATTTACGATAATATCCGTAAATTCATAAAATACACCCTCTCCAGCAACACAGGGGAAATTTTCCTGATGCTGGTAGCTCCTCTTCTGGGAAGGCCCATGCCCCTTACTCCCCTTCAGATCCTCTGGATAAACCTGGTAACTGACGGTCTTCCCGGTTTGGCTTTCGGTTTTGACCCGGCCGAGCCCGACACAATGAAGCGTCCTCCAAGGCCGCCTGGGGAAAACGTCTTTGCGAAATTGTGGAAATACATCCTGCTAGTGGGGTCTCTTATGGGCTTCACAGCTCTCCTCCCCGCGCTCCTCTCCATTGGGTCTGAGGCAAGCTGGCGAACCATGGTGTTCACCACCTTAGCCTTAGCCCAGATGGGCAACGCTCTGGTAATCCGATCTGAAAAAGAATCCATTTTCCGGATAGGATTCACCTCCAACCCAATCCTTCTGGTCGCGGTATTCCTGACCTTTATCCTCCAGCTCATGGTAATATACATCCCACCCTTGCAGAAAGTTTTCAAGACGGTAGCCCTCAGCTGGTGGGAGCTCCTGATAAGCCTTGCCCTCGCTTCAATAGTCTTCTGGACCATTGAACTGGCGAAGTGGCTGAGGCGGGAGATTGATAAATCCCGTGTGACCTGA
- the def gene encoding peptide deformylase, which produces MVRRILTGDDPRLRVKSREVTQFNQELKALIQDMIDTMRAAKGIGLAAIQIGVPFRVIVVELPPEEGNGKSRVLALVNPEIVKMEGEEETEEGCLSLPGIVGDVKRAAYVEVRARTPNGKKVRIKASGLLSRVLQHEIDHTNGILFTDRISDPAKIRYVEAEEVGAGEI; this is translated from the coding sequence ATGGTGCGGAGAATTCTTACAGGAGACGACCCGCGTCTGCGGGTTAAATCGAGAGAGGTCACTCAATTTAATCAGGAGCTCAAAGCCCTCATTCAGGACATGATAGATACCATGAGGGCAGCGAAGGGTATTGGCCTTGCGGCTATTCAGATAGGAGTTCCCTTTAGGGTAATCGTGGTAGAACTTCCGCCAGAAGAAGGAAACGGTAAAAGCCGCGTTCTTGCTCTTGTAAACCCTGAGATAGTTAAAATGGAAGGCGAGGAGGAAACAGAAGAGGGCTGCCTTTCCCTTCCCGGCATCGTAGGAGATGTTAAAAGAGCAGCCTATGTAGAAGTTAGGGCCCGGACTCCTAACGGCAAAAAGGTTCGGATAAAAGCCTCTGGCCTTCTATCAAGAGTTCTCCAGCATGAGATTGACCACACTAACGGAATACTGTTCACGGATCGCATAAGCGATCCAGCCAAGATTCGTTATGTGGAAGCTGAGGAAGTAGGTGCTGGAGAAATTTGA
- a CDS encoding ADP-ribosylglycohydrolase family protein: MLEKFEGCLIGLAIGDALGMPVEGLPPEIIRKRYGKVEDFLPAPDRKLGPGQFTDDTQMMVIHAESIVEKGEIDPEDLALRFVRWVKSGSPRGIGLTTLRAIKRLAKGASWKESGEEGEFAAGNGVAMRIAPVGLLNAWTLERLEEDVEKAGAITHRNPEALKGGLAVAYAVAKLVSGVSLGSFLEDVCEFLGPSKVTENLRKAGELLSRDVEPEQALEILGTSGYVVETVASAFYCFLKTPEDFKASVTAAVMGGNDADTTAAIAGALSGAFNGILAIPAHWVEKVEEGPYIRKLARAIYELALKRKEQGLWNP, from the coding sequence GTGCTGGAGAAATTTGAGGGCTGCCTCATTGGCCTTGCCATAGGCGATGCCCTGGGGATGCCTGTAGAAGGTTTGCCCCCTGAAATAATTCGGAAGCGATACGGAAAAGTAGAAGATTTCCTCCCTGCTCCAGACCGAAAACTCGGCCCCGGCCAGTTTACCGATGATACTCAGATGATGGTAATCCACGCTGAAAGCATTGTAGAAAAGGGGGAAATTGATCCCGAAGACCTGGCTTTGCGGTTCGTGCGCTGGGTGAAAAGCGGAAGCCCCAGAGGTATCGGGCTCACAACCCTTAGAGCTATTAAGCGACTCGCGAAAGGGGCAAGCTGGAAAGAAAGCGGTGAGGAAGGGGAATTTGCTGCTGGCAACGGAGTGGCCATGCGCATCGCCCCCGTGGGTCTGTTGAACGCCTGGACCCTCGAAAGGCTTGAGGAGGATGTTGAAAAAGCAGGGGCAATAACCCACCGCAACCCTGAAGCTTTGAAGGGAGGGTTAGCTGTAGCTTACGCCGTGGCAAAGCTGGTCTCGGGAGTAAGCCTTGGAAGTTTCCTGGAAGATGTGTGTGAATTTTTAGGACCCTCTAAGGTTACAGAAAACCTCCGGAAAGCTGGAGAACTCCTCAGCAGAGATGTTGAACCAGAACAAGCTCTGGAAATCCTGGGGACCAGTGGCTATGTGGTGGAGACGGTGGCTTCTGCCTTTTACTGTTTCCTTAAAACCCCCGAGGACTTTAAAGCCTCCGTCACGGCAGCCGTAATGGGTGGGAACGATGCCGATACCACCGCTGCCATTGCTGGAGCTCTGAGCGGCGCTTTCAACGGCATTTTGGCCATTCCCGCGCACTGGGTGGAAAAGGTAGAGGAAGGGCCTTACATAAGAAAGCTGGCCCGAGCAATCTATGAGCTCGCTCTGAAGAGAAAGGAGCAGGGTCTATGGAACCCTTAG
- a CDS encoding cupin domain-containing protein — MEPLVLKAESIPWQPHSRFQGVWTKIMVSSRANPAMSLHLVKIEPGSAIAPHIHPDSTETFTVISGRGLCVVGGQEFNFGPGDCAVAPAGVEHGLRNTGDDPIILLAIFTPPLV, encoded by the coding sequence ATGGAACCCTTAGTGCTCAAGGCCGAGTCTATCCCGTGGCAGCCACATTCCAGATTCCAGGGAGTGTGGACCAAAATTATGGTTTCAAGCCGGGCGAATCCGGCTATGAGCCTTCATCTAGTGAAAATAGAGCCAGGTAGTGCCATCGCACCTCACATTCATCCCGATTCTACGGAGACTTTTACGGTTATTTCCGGCAGGGGCCTTTGCGTTGTGGGAGGCCAGGAATTCAATTTTGGCCCTGGAGATTGCGCTGTCGCCCCTGCCGGGGTTGAGCATGGATTGCGTAATACAGGGGATGACCCCATAATCCTTCTGGCTATATTTACCCCACCACTGGTTTAG
- a CDS encoding cupin domain-containing protein: MEKVINVKDAAGHIREPFTRYVLADVDDYRAYLSRFEGDYVFHRHPQDELYLVLEGEITIDLPDGNSLTLKEGDLWVAKAHQIHRTRSEKGALVLMFKAKGLPSEILNQEKH, from the coding sequence ATGGAGAAAGTGATAAACGTAAAAGACGCTGCGGGCCACATAAGAGAACCTTTTACCCGCTACGTCCTGGCCGATGTGGACGACTACAGGGCTTACCTCAGCCGCTTTGAAGGGGATTATGTCTTCCACCGCCACCCCCAGGATGAGCTCTACCTGGTCCTGGAAGGGGAAATTACCATTGACTTGCCCGATGGCAATTCCCTCACCCTTAAAGAGGGCGATCTCTGGGTAGCAAAAGCCCATCAGATCCACCGCACCCGTTCTGAGAAAGGTGCTTTAGTTCTCATGTTTAAAGCCAAAGGTTTGCCCTCAGAAATTCTTAATCAGGAGAAGCACTGA
- a CDS encoding carbon-nitrogen family hydrolase: MEITVAIIQMDVVAGKPEKNIARASFFLEEARKNGAHIALLPELWLSGYVLDRAKELASPLGEGFFLEIAALARAYSIYLIGSTLEERGGRFYNTATIFSPQGELLGVYRKIHLFAPMNETRFLSPGNEAPVFPLPWGSTALAICYDLRFPELFRLYTLKGAEIIFVPAHWPESRIEYWRLFLRARATENQVFVVGCNRTKNEFGGWSGAYSPRGKAIVEGDKEEALLLAPIDMDEVSRVREEFPALKDRRPEIYSLT, translated from the coding sequence ATGGAAATCACAGTGGCTATAATCCAGATGGATGTGGTAGCAGGCAAGCCCGAGAAGAACATAGCACGTGCTTCTTTTTTCCTGGAAGAGGCGCGCAAAAACGGTGCCCATATAGCCCTATTACCAGAACTCTGGCTTTCGGGTTATGTTCTGGATAGGGCGAAAGAGCTTGCTTCTCCTCTTGGGGAGGGTTTCTTTTTGGAGATAGCGGCTCTGGCACGTGCCTATTCCATTTATCTTATAGGTTCCACCTTGGAAGAAAGGGGCGGACGTTTCTACAACACTGCCACCATATTTTCCCCTCAGGGTGAACTCTTGGGAGTCTACCGCAAGATCCACCTCTTTGCCCCTATGAACGAAACCAGGTTCCTTTCTCCTGGAAATGAAGCCCCTGTTTTTCCTCTCCCCTGGGGCAGCACGGCCCTGGCCATCTGCTATGACCTGCGCTTCCCTGAACTCTTTCGCCTCTACACCCTCAAAGGGGCTGAGATAATATTCGTTCCCGCTCACTGGCCTGAAAGCAGGATAGAGTACTGGCGCCTGTTCCTGAGGGCGAGAGCTACAGAGAACCAGGTTTTCGTGGTAGGATGCAACAGGACCAAGAACGAATTTGGTGGTTGGTCCGGAGCTTATAGCCCCCGAGGTAAAGCTATAGTGGAAGGAGACAAAGAGGAAGCTCTCCTTCTGGCCCCGATAGATATGGATGAAGTTTCCAGAGTGCGAGAGGAATTCCCTGCCCTGAAAGACCGCCGCCCCGAAATCTACTCGTTAACCTGA
- a CDS encoding helix-hairpin-helix domain-containing protein, translating into MENLKQYAIYTLINLLLVGVVVLLLRRPEPSAMEIVTPPPTPTPSPLRVYVSGAVLHPDVYSLPPGSILKDALMAAGGPSPEADLDSINLAMPLRDGMHVFVPRKGEATPAAAPVAPSPSSPSLININTASQAELESLPGIGPTLARRIIEFRETHGPFKSIEDLKKVPGIGEAIFSRIKDLITVQ; encoded by the coding sequence ATGGAAAACCTCAAGCAATATGCAATTTATACCCTCATCAACCTTCTGCTGGTGGGGGTAGTAGTTTTACTCCTCCGGAGGCCCGAACCAAGTGCGATGGAGATTGTAACCCCGCCTCCAACGCCAACCCCATCCCCCCTAAGGGTTTACGTTTCAGGGGCAGTGCTCCACCCCGATGTTTACTCTCTCCCTCCTGGGAGCATACTGAAAGATGCCCTTATGGCCGCTGGGGGGCCCAGCCCTGAAGCAGACCTAGATAGCATTAACCTCGCCATGCCTCTAAGGGACGGAATGCACGTGTTCGTCCCCCGCAAAGGGGAAGCCACGCCGGCCGCCGCCCCGGTTGCACCTTCTCCCTCTTCCCCATCTCTCATTAACATAAACACCGCCTCTCAGGCTGAGCTGGAATCCCTCCCCGGGATAGGCCCCACCCTTGCCCGTAGGATAATAGAGTTCAGGGAAACCCATGGCCCCTTCAAATCCATTGAAGACCTTAAGAAAGTTCCGGGTATAGGTGAAGCCATCTTTTCCCGCATAAAAGATCTTATCACAGTGCAATGA
- a CDS encoding DNA internalization-related competence protein ComEC/Rec2 has protein sequence MTLVPPALAWLSGIVLASRVELPFPFILALSLLALISAFALRERRLVLLFLFFLGMARLSAARAPVDSHHLAYYNDRPEPLTIKGLISAPPLKKEKNLQVRVSAFSISLGGEEVRVKGDFITLVPLLSDYQYGDVVEASGKLVTPPVWEDFSYKDYLARKGVFSILKEPRIRLVERGRGNPLKHWLFSIREKAYNTLLSVYPEPEASFLAGVLLGLDRGIPEEIMDSFRRTGTSHIIAISGFNIAILAGFLGKLLSGLGKRKAWPIIVAALFFYAFLVGAEPPVIRAAVMGSLYVLAEAVGREAFSLNSLSFAAIVMSAANPEVLWDPGFQLSFAATLGLILLAPPAEEWIKKKFHLPKRWENILKETLIVTGAAQIATLPLTVSHFNLLSIVSPIANFLVIPAQPGVMIGGGAGLLAGLLYAPLGKVAGIVGWAHAAYTIKVVELLASPSWAAVRLEGQWEEISIVCFLGLSILFILAKTGQRIGKILIRFWRFGATSTLLISLTILVWSGALLSPDGYLHVVFCDVGQGDGIFILTPRGHKILIDGGPFPSRFLECMGRRLPFWDRSIDLVILTHPDSDHLTGLVPVLERYQVKAVLESGVKGDSPAWENWHKTIENRGIARYEARRGTIVRFQDGFLMQVIHPESISTCPDDNACSVVVRASYGKASFLFTGDIDAEVESRLVESGLELSSAVLKVSHHGAGNTTSRAFLEAVKPMVAVISVGKDNPFGHPAKAVLERLRGVKILRTDLDGTVEIITDGRYLWVKTDK, from the coding sequence ATGACCCTCGTTCCTCCGGCCTTGGCTTGGCTCTCGGGGATAGTGCTGGCTTCAAGGGTGGAGCTTCCTTTTCCTTTTATCCTTGCCTTAAGCTTGCTGGCGTTGATTTCAGCCTTCGCCTTAAGGGAAAGGCGCCTGGTTCTGCTTTTTCTTTTCTTCCTTGGTATGGCGCGCCTTTCAGCAGCCCGGGCCCCTGTGGACTCTCACCACTTGGCCTATTACAATGACCGCCCGGAACCTCTAACTATTAAGGGCCTAATTTCGGCTCCACCCCTGAAAAAGGAAAAAAATCTACAGGTAAGAGTTTCGGCCTTTTCCATAAGCCTGGGAGGGGAAGAAGTTCGAGTGAAGGGCGATTTCATCACCTTAGTCCCTCTTCTATCCGATTACCAGTATGGTGATGTGGTAGAGGCCTCAGGGAAGCTGGTGACACCTCCCGTTTGGGAGGATTTCTCCTACAAGGATTATCTGGCTAGGAAAGGGGTGTTCTCCATCCTTAAAGAACCCCGGATTCGCCTGGTGGAGCGAGGTAGAGGAAACCCTCTGAAGCACTGGCTTTTTTCTATCCGGGAGAAAGCCTATAATACGCTCCTTTCCGTTTATCCTGAGCCGGAGGCTTCCTTTTTGGCCGGTGTGTTGCTGGGGCTGGATAGAGGAATACCCGAGGAAATCATGGATAGCTTCCGGCGAACAGGCACAAGCCACATAATTGCTATTTCCGGCTTCAACATCGCAATTCTGGCCGGCTTTCTGGGAAAACTGCTTTCGGGGCTCGGTAAACGCAAAGCCTGGCCGATAATTGTGGCTGCTCTTTTCTTCTATGCCTTCTTGGTGGGAGCAGAACCTCCAGTCATCAGAGCAGCGGTGATGGGGTCCCTTTACGTCCTGGCAGAAGCAGTAGGCCGGGAGGCTTTTTCCCTTAATTCCTTATCTTTTGCAGCTATTGTGATGAGTGCAGCCAATCCCGAAGTTCTATGGGATCCGGGCTTCCAGCTCTCTTTCGCCGCCACCCTGGGCTTAATCCTCCTGGCCCCACCTGCTGAGGAGTGGATTAAAAAGAAGTTTCACCTGCCCAAAAGGTGGGAAAACATCCTTAAGGAAACCCTCATAGTTACCGGGGCTGCCCAAATAGCCACTTTACCATTGACCGTTAGCCATTTTAACCTTTTATCCATTGTGAGCCCCATAGCCAATTTCCTGGTGATTCCGGCACAACCGGGAGTTATGATAGGAGGAGGTGCAGGACTTCTGGCAGGCCTTCTGTATGCTCCTCTGGGGAAAGTCGCAGGGATTGTAGGCTGGGCCCATGCGGCTTATACCATCAAAGTAGTGGAACTGCTGGCAAGCCCTTCCTGGGCTGCCGTGCGTTTAGAAGGCCAGTGGGAAGAAATTTCCATAGTATGTTTTCTGGGCCTATCCATCCTCTTCATCCTGGCGAAAACGGGTCAGAGGATTGGGAAAATCCTGATCAGGTTCTGGAGGTTCGGTGCTACTTCCACCCTTCTGATATCCCTGACGATTCTGGTCTGGTCGGGTGCTCTCCTGAGTCCCGATGGCTACCTCCACGTGGTTTTCTGTGATGTAGGCCAGGGCGATGGCATTTTCATCCTCACGCCCAGAGGCCATAAAATTCTTATAGATGGAGGGCCTTTCCCATCCCGTTTCCTGGAGTGCATGGGCAGGAGGCTTCCCTTCTGGGATCGCTCCATAGACCTTGTAATTCTTACTCATCCTGATAGCGACCACCTCACCGGGCTGGTTCCGGTGTTAGAAAGATACCAGGTAAAAGCTGTGCTGGAAAGCGGAGTAAAAGGAGATTCTCCGGCCTGGGAAAATTGGCACAAAACAATAGAAAACCGGGGTATAGCTCGCTACGAGGCTCGCAGAGGCACTATTGTTCGCTTCCAGGACGGCTTCCTTATGCAGGTAATCCATCCAGAAAGCATTTCTACCTGCCCTGACGATAATGCCTGCTCGGTGGTAGTGAGGGCGAGCTACGGGAAAGCTTCTTTCCTGTTTACAGGAGACATTGATGCGGAAGTAGAATCAAGGTTGGTTGAAAGTGGATTGGAGCTTTCCAGCGCTGTCCTCAAAGTTTCACATCATGGGGCAGGAAACACCACCTCTCGGGCTTTCCTGGAAGCAGTGAAGCCCATGGTAGCGGTAATCTCTGTGGGTAAAGATAACCCCTTTGGACACCCTGCAAAAGCGGTTTTGGAAAGACTTAGAGGCGTAAAAATACTGAGGACCGACCTGGACGGCACTGTGGAAATAATAACTGATGGCAGATACCTCTGGGTGAAAACCGATAAGTGA